The Candidatus Methylomirabilota bacterium genome includes the window ATGCGCTCCGCACCCGGCTGATTGATGCGGTGAAGGGGCTGTTGCCACCCGAGCAGGCATCCTTACTGATCGCCATGACACTCGGCGAACGATCCGGCATTCCGAAACAGATCCACGAGGCGTTTGTAGGGTCCGGCACGTATCATATCCTGGCCATTTCCGGCCTGAATGTCAGCCTGCTCGCCGCCGTGCTGTTTGTGCTGTTGAAGGCTGTCCGTATTCCGCTGCGCCTGAGTGCGTTGCTGTCGATGGGGCTCATCACCTTTTATGCGGTCCTCGCCGGCGGGAGCGCGTCGGTAGTCAGGGCGGCGGTTATGGCCGATGTGTACCTCCTGGCACTGGTCCTTGATCGTGAGGCCGATTCGCTCAATACCCTCGCACTCTCAGCCCTCGGACTCCTGCTCTGGCAGCCGCTGTATCTGTTCGACGTCGGATTTCAACTGACCTTCGTTGCCACCGGGGCAATCCTGGTGGCGGTCGACCGGCTACCGTCGGCTTCGCTGCCGGTACCGTCGCGATGGATTGCGACATCCGTATGGCTGTCCATTGCCGCGTTCCTCGGAACCGCCCCGATCCTCGCCTCGACCTTCCATCGACTCTCACCGATCGGGATCGTGGCGAATCTCCCGATTGTGCCCTTGAGCGGCCTGTTGACGGGGGTCGGGATGCTGTTTGCCGTCTCGGCTACCGTCATTCCCCATGCTCTCGGATGGTTTGCGGCACTCACGGGATGGCTGATTGATCTGCTGGTGTACCTTGCCCAATGGTTCGCTCGACTGCCGTTTGCGTCGGTTCAGGTGTTTCCTCCATCTATCCCAATGACCATCTGTTACTACGTGACCTTGGGAGCGCTCATCGCGGCGGAGGAACGCCGTTGGCTTCGATGGACCGCGTGCGCGGCCGCCCTGGCCTGTGTCATCCTGGTTGCTGTTCGCCTGCTGCCTATCTTTCAGAGCGGCCAATTGCGGATGACTGTGCTCGACGTCGGACAAGGTGACGGCATTGTTCTGGAGCTCCCCGGACGGCGAACCATCCTGATCGACGGTGGCGGTCTGTTCGATGATCGGTTTGATATCGGGGAGCAGGTGGTCGTGCCGTTCCTGCGTTCACGCTGGATCGGCCACCTGGATGTCGTGGTGCTGTCGCATCCGCATCCGGATCACCTGAACGGCCTGCAGGGTGTCCTCCGTCGGTTCACGGTCGGCCAGGTCTGGGACAGCGGCCAGCGGACTGCCATACCGACCTATCTGTGGTTCGAAGAGGTGCTGCGCGATAAGCGGATTCCCCACAAGATCCTGCACGATGGGTATCGGACCTCCGAGTTTGCGCCGGTGCAGATCGCGGTCCTGCACCCGCCGTATCCGATGGTCGACGGTTCTCCCCGCGGCCGTTTCTCCGATGTCAACAGCAACTCGCTGGTCCTGGCGGTGAAATACGGTACCGTGACGTTCTTATTGCCCGGTGACATCGAACAGGAGGCGGAACGGCTGCTGGTTCAACGGGAAGCGGATCTGGAGGCGCAGGTGCTGAAGGTGCCGCACCATGGCGGCAGAACCAGCAGTAGCGAGCCGTTTCTCGCCCGGGTCCATCCGAAGGTTGCAGTCGTCTCCGCCGGCTACCGGAACCGCTTCCGGCATCCGCATCAAGAGACGTTAGACCGGTACCGTACGAGCGGCACTCGTCTGTACAGGACCGATCTCGACGGTGCCATCACCGTGACCACTGACGGAAACACGATCGATGTAACGACCTTTCGACAGGCTACGGTACGTCAAGACTGATCCGGACGGCGGCGTTGACCCGCGTTACCGTCTCCGGCCGGAGAGCGCCAAGCCGTCGTTGAAGGCGGGATTTGTCGATGGTGAGGATCTGCGCCAGATTGATCATCGACGCTTGCTTCAGCCCAGCCTCCCCCTTTTTCAAGAGAACGGTAACGGGGTAGATCTTGATACTTGACGTTATT containing:
- a CDS encoding DNA internalization-related competence protein ComEC/Rec2 — encoded protein: MRRPLVPPAVAFLLGIVAARLVQLPVIVWFLAGLAAAGVTLLGAVSQRRYTAVASLVLLFLSLGAGRLGVEPYLLPPHHIDRLPEEVLERPLLIEGVVASSNDAAAVATGGLEDEGRRTRFLLDLRTVWLEGRPIEVVGRARVTLLGAEVESAYGERIRGPFKLRRPRGYLNPGGFDHPLYLTSRGVTLEGWAGDAAPIERRGTDEGSGPLTLAYALRTRLIDAVKGLLPPEQASLLIAMTLGERSGIPKQIHEAFVGSGTYHILAISGLNVSLLAAVLFVLLKAVRIPLRLSALLSMGLITFYAVLAGGSASVVRAAVMADVYLLALVLDREADSLNTLALSALGLLLWQPLYLFDVGFQLTFVATGAILVAVDRLPSASLPVPSRWIATSVWLSIAAFLGTAPILASTFHRLSPIGIVANLPIVPLSGLLTGVGMLFAVSATVIPHALGWFAALTGWLIDLLVYLAQWFARLPFASVQVFPPSIPMTICYYVTLGALIAAEERRWLRWTACAAALACVILVAVRLLPIFQSGQLRMTVLDVGQGDGIVLELPGRRTILIDGGGLFDDRFDIGEQVVVPFLRSRWIGHLDVVVLSHPHPDHLNGLQGVLRRFTVGQVWDSGQRTAIPTYLWFEEVLRDKRIPHKILHDGYRTSEFAPVQIAVLHPPYPMVDGSPRGRFSDVNSNSLVLAVKYGTVTFLLPGDIEQEAERLLVQREADLEAQVLKVPHHGGRTSSSEPFLARVHPKVAVVSAGYRNRFRHPHQETLDRYRTSGTRLYRTDLDGAITVTTDGNTIDVTTFRQATVRQD
- a CDS encoding PemK family transcriptional regulator, translated to MTLPSPRRGEVWMVNFNPGRGSEQLGIRPALIIQNDVGNQYASTTIVAAITSSIKIYPVTVLLKKGEAGLKQASMINLAQILTIDKSRLQRRLGALRPETVTRVNAAVRISLDVP